From a single Paenibacillus sp. FSL R5-0345 genomic region:
- a CDS encoding deoxynucleoside kinase, producing MNSYHIPENAIITVAGTVGVGKSTLTGALAKRLNFQTSLEQVDHNPYLEKFYHDFERWSFHLQIYFLAERFKEQKKMFELGGGFVQDRSIYEDTGIFAKMHADQGTMSKIDYETYTSLYEAMVMTPYFPHPDVLIYIEGSLPSILTRINERGREMEIQTDVSYWEHMHGRYSKWINEFTACPVLRLNIDDYDVNDEASMSDILVKVGNAIRKPVDKK from the coding sequence ATAATTACCGTGGCTGGAACTGTCGGGGTGGGGAAATCCACTTTAACAGGCGCCTTGGCCAAAAGACTTAATTTTCAAACCTCGCTAGAGCAGGTTGATCACAATCCTTATCTCGAAAAGTTCTATCATGATTTTGAGAGATGGAGCTTTCACTTGCAAATCTATTTTCTTGCTGAACGTTTTAAAGAGCAGAAGAAGATGTTCGAACTCGGCGGTGGTTTTGTTCAGGACCGTTCCATCTATGAAGATACCGGTATTTTTGCGAAAATGCATGCAGATCAAGGTACAATGTCCAAAATAGACTATGAAACCTACACCAGCCTGTATGAAGCTATGGTTATGACGCCATACTTCCCGCACCCTGATGTGCTGATTTATATTGAAGGCAGCTTGCCTTCCATCCTGACCCGAATTAATGAACGTGGCCGTGAGATGGAAATTCAAACGGATGTTTCCTACTGGGAGCATATGCATGGCAGATATTCGAAATGGATTAACGAGTTTACGGCTTGCCCAGTGCTTCGTTTGAACATTGATGATTATGATGTAAATGATGAGGCTTCGATGTCTGATATTCTTGTGAAGGTGGGCAATGCGATTCGTAAGCCTGTCGACAAAAAATAA
- a CDS encoding collagen-like protein, producing MSCPDDKKCHKKKIANVYPSKRKRKEHRRKVIKKIVQVTCPPPEVNVTTPTVVGATGPKGAQGIQGVQGAQGVPGPQGPRGLEGAEGPQGPAGGPPGPQGPHGQPGPAGAMGPQGIAGPVGPQGEQGVPGTQGLLGPQGPQGIPGPAGAIGPQGFVGATGSTGATGAPGAPGAPGLAGATGAPGAVGAPGVAGATGVTGAPGAVGAPGVAGATGATGAPGAVGTPGVAGATGATGAPGAVGTPGVAGATGVTGAPGVAGAPGVAGATGVTGAPGAVGAPGVAGATGATGAPGVAGAAGATGATGAPGAVGAPGVAGAAGATGATGAPGAVGAPGVAGATGATGAPGVAGAAGATGATGAPGAVGAPGVAGATGATGAPGAAGAAGATGAPGVAGATGAAGGVLGFADFFALMPPDNAATVAPGTDVSFPQDGPTSGTTIARTGPSSFNLAAIGTYQVLFQVSVTEAGQLILTLNGADLAYTVVGRATGTSEIVEMAIVQTTVINTILTVRNPAGNSTALTITPLAGGTRSVSAHLVITQLA from the coding sequence TTGAGTTGTCCAGACGATAAAAAATGTCATAAGAAAAAAATCGCCAATGTATATCCTTCGAAAAGAAAAAGAAAAGAACATCGTCGAAAAGTTATTAAGAAAATTGTGCAAGTCACATGTCCTCCGCCTGAAGTGAACGTTACCACTCCAACAGTCGTTGGTGCTACAGGACCTAAAGGAGCACAAGGGATCCAAGGAGTGCAAGGGGCCCAAGGCGTACCGGGACCCCAAGGACCACGAGGACTCGAAGGAGCAGAAGGGCCTCAAGGTCCCGCCGGTGGCCCCCCAGGACCCCAAGGACCTCACGGTCAACCTGGGCCAGCGGGAGCAATGGGTCCACAGGGTATAGCGGGACCCGTTGGTCCTCAAGGGGAGCAAGGAGTACCGGGCACACAAGGACTCCTAGGTCCTCAGGGTCCACAAGGTATACCTGGTCCTGCTGGAGCTATAGGACCTCAAGGTTTTGTAGGTGCAACCGGATCTACTGGAGCAACCGGAGCACCGGGAGCACCGGGAGCACCGGGATTAGCGGGAGCAACCGGAGCACCGGGAGCAGTCGGAGCGCCGGGAGTAGCGGGAGCAACCGGGGTAACCGGAGCACCGGGAGCAGTCGGAGCGCCAGGAGTAGCGGGAGCAACTGGGGCAACCGGAGCACCGGGAGCAGTCGGAACGCCAGGAGTAGCGGGAGCAACTGGGGCAACCGGAGCACCGGGAGCAGTCGGAACGCCAGGAGTAGCGGGAGCAACTGGGGTAACCGGAGCACCGGGAGTAGCGGGAGCGCCAGGAGTAGCGGGAGCAACCGGGGTAACCGGAGCACCGGGAGCAGTCGGAGCGCCGGGAGTAGCGGGAGCAACTGGGGCAACCGGAGCACCGGGAGTGGCGGGAGCAGCAGGAGCAACCGGAGCAACCGGGGCACCGGGAGCAGTCGGAGCGCCAGGAGTAGCGGGAGCAGCAGGAGCAACCGGAGCAACCGGGGCACCGGGAGCAGTCGGAGCGCCAGGAGTAGCGGGAGCAACTGGGGCAACCGGAGCACCGGGAGTAGCGGGAGCAGCAGGAGCAACCGGAGCAACCGGGGCACCGGGAGCAGTCGGAGCGCCAGGAGTAGCGGGAGCAACTGGGGCAACCGGAGCACCGGGAGCAGCAGGAGCAGCAGGAGCAACCGGTGCGCCAGGAGTCGCAGGAGCAACCGGAGCAGCAGGAGGAGTACTAGGCTTTGCTGATTTTTTTGCCCTGATGCCCCCTGATAATGCAGCAACTGTAGCACCGGGAACAGACGTGAGTTTTCCTCAAGATGGCCCTACCAGCGGGACGACAATTGCAAGAACGGGTCCTAGTTCTTTTAACTTAGCAGCAATAGGGACTTATCAGGTATTATTTCAGGTTAGTGTAACGGAAGCAGGCCAACTCATCTTGACTCTTAATGGCGCAGATCTCGCCTATACGGTAGTTGGACGTGCGACAGGTACATCAGAAATTGTAGAAATGGCTATAGTTCAAACAACGGTCATTAATACCATACTGACAGTTAGGAATCCAGCTGGTAATTCCACTGCACTTACTATTACTCCTCTCGCTGGAGGAACAAGATCTGTTTCAGCACATCTCGTTATTACACAATTAGCATAG
- a CDS encoding extracellular solute-binding protein yields MNNKSGRHSFRERLDHMVGKLRTDILSGVLQPGAYLPAESTLAKQFELSNKSVRRGLDVLVQEGLIVKIDRVGSKVMESVQERIRIHFGCSSSLSKDFLLDDLIGEFHRLHPGIHILPLALNDFDHVNSAVELINNGMLDAVSLNSTQFQELAENGSADLLESLEPDPELYPIATEAFYHEEQLYAYPISFSPVVLCYNKAHFREADLPEPDSYWTWDDLIEAARQLAEKRGRHAIYFVPASENRYSVFLLQSGIQTVADGIEHRTLSPETANSLSVYSRLVNNHQIFPKYLAGNHEDETISLFVQEQVSMILTTFFNLNEFKELTLDYDLAPLPRLKSKDPQKTLLVTIGAAVVGNSRQKEAARQFVNFLASVEAQKIIRERTVSIPARKRIAEMSTADHLNRPSRYLMYRELFPTFSYLKDLGLPIAVLKSFRKLLNAYWSKMIDEETLHEELSVLISEQDAADQKV; encoded by the coding sequence ATGAATAATAAATCAGGTCGTCATTCCTTCCGAGAGCGACTCGATCATATGGTGGGTAAGCTTCGTACGGATATCCTAAGTGGAGTGCTGCAGCCAGGTGCTTATCTGCCAGCAGAGAGTACACTAGCTAAGCAATTTGAGTTAAGTAATAAATCGGTCAGAAGAGGGCTGGATGTGCTTGTCCAGGAAGGTCTTATTGTCAAAATCGACCGTGTCGGCAGTAAGGTTATGGAGTCTGTGCAGGAGAGGATCCGTATTCATTTTGGCTGCAGCTCCTCGCTGTCCAAGGACTTTCTGCTGGATGATCTAATTGGTGAATTTCATCGACTGCATCCCGGTATTCATATTCTTCCGCTGGCTCTGAATGATTTTGACCATGTGAATTCTGCGGTGGAGTTGATCAATAATGGGATGCTCGATGCTGTATCGCTGAATAGCACGCAATTTCAGGAATTGGCTGAAAATGGTTCAGCGGACTTACTGGAATCGCTTGAGCCTGATCCTGAATTATATCCAATTGCGACGGAAGCTTTTTATCATGAAGAGCAGTTGTATGCCTATCCGATTTCATTCTCCCCCGTGGTGCTATGCTACAACAAGGCCCATTTTCGGGAAGCGGATCTGCCGGAGCCGGACAGCTATTGGACTTGGGATGACTTGATTGAGGCGGCTCGTCAGTTGGCGGAGAAACGTGGACGACATGCCATTTATTTTGTGCCTGCTTCTGAGAATCGTTATTCTGTATTCCTGCTGCAGAGCGGTATTCAAACCGTGGCAGACGGGATCGAGCACCGTACGCTTAGTCCGGAGACGGCTAATAGCCTTAGTGTGTATAGTCGGCTTGTGAATAACCATCAGATTTTCCCGAAATATCTTGCTGGCAATCATGAAGATGAGACGATCTCATTGTTTGTCCAAGAGCAGGTTTCGATGATTCTGACGACTTTTTTTAATTTAAATGAATTTAAGGAATTAACGCTCGATTATGATCTTGCACCGTTACCTAGGCTGAAATCAAAAGATCCACAGAAGACGCTATTGGTGACGATCGGAGCAGCTGTGGTCGGGAATTCAAGACAAAAGGAAGCGGCTCGTCAATTCGTCAACTTCCTTGCTTCCGTAGAAGCACAGAAAATTATTCGGGAGCGCACAGTAAGTATTCCAGCTCGAAAGCGGATCGCTGAGATGAGCACGGCGGATCATTTGAATCGTCCTTCGAGATATCTGATGTACAGAGAGCTATTTCCAACCTTCTCCTACCTTAAAGATTTAGGGCTTCCTATTGCTGTTCTAAAGAGCTTTCGTAAGTTGTTGAACGCTTATTGGTCAAAGATGATTGATGAGGAAACACTTCATGAAGAGTTGAGTGTCTTGATTTCGGAACAGGATGCTGCCGATCAGAAGGTTTAG
- a CDS encoding extracellular solute-binding protein: protein MNVAKRKLALLLPVLLSLVTLVSACGGSNTKTDNTADPTAEVQKATQAPVKEGKTVGGLQLPIVSDKLELSLWSPSGGNFRGTNFNEKLSFQQMEENTNIHIDFQHSTEASAEAFSLLMSSGKLPDIIYNDLWGTDSGKYGTQGALLPLEDLIEKNAPNFKKILDDNPDIRGQITSPEGHIFYLPNLVLDSQDLTQMFPQVRKDWIDKLGLSMPETTEDWYNMLKAFREQDANGNGKKDEIPLVTVNLENIMMLFAPAFGVDYGFFVDNGQVKYGPNDPKFKDVVTYLHRLYDEQLLDPNYLVDTTFQTLTEKVTTDVAGAWFGWSGSYMGNFTTLMEGKHPTFKIAPAIPPKGPNGDQRHVSFRWQAAAHGLAVSSRTEHPEEVMKWLDYQYSEEGILLNNFGVEGKSYDLVNGEPIYKKEVTHPTNGLTNTQELLNHTIGGGSWATVADTRYAEQIREANGQTENPLELYSDYIDFDSKLPPVQFTTEENDVVVPLMADIQTYVAETINAMIMGRQKIEDYDKVMKQLEKMGINDVLKEYQVAYERFKGK, encoded by the coding sequence ATGAATGTTGCTAAAAGGAAATTAGCTCTGCTGCTGCCTGTCCTATTGTCACTAGTGACGCTCGTATCTGCTTGCGGCGGTTCGAATACTAAAACGGACAATACCGCAGATCCTACTGCGGAGGTTCAGAAGGCTACGCAAGCTCCCGTTAAGGAAGGGAAAACAGTAGGCGGTCTTCAGCTCCCGATTGTTTCAGATAAGCTAGAACTGTCACTTTGGTCACCAAGCGGCGGCAATTTTAGAGGAACTAATTTTAATGAGAAATTATCCTTTCAGCAAATGGAAGAGAACACTAACATTCATATCGACTTTCAACATAGTACGGAAGCCAGTGCGGAAGCTTTTAGCCTATTAATGTCATCTGGTAAGCTGCCGGACATTATCTACAATGATCTATGGGGCACGGATTCCGGAAAATATGGTACACAAGGCGCGCTGCTTCCTCTGGAAGATTTAATTGAGAAAAATGCGCCAAACTTCAAGAAAATCCTCGACGACAACCCGGATATCCGGGGACAAATCACTTCGCCTGAAGGCCACATTTTTTACCTACCTAATCTCGTTCTTGATTCACAGGATCTCACTCAAATGTTCCCGCAAGTGCGTAAAGACTGGATCGATAAGCTGGGTCTATCTATGCCGGAAACTACGGAAGATTGGTATAACATGCTCAAAGCATTTAGGGAGCAGGATGCCAACGGAAATGGCAAGAAGGATGAAATTCCACTGGTCACGGTTAACTTGGAAAATATCATGATGTTATTCGCTCCTGCCTTTGGTGTTGACTACGGATTCTTCGTGGATAACGGCCAAGTGAAATACGGTCCGAACGATCCGAAATTCAAGGATGTCGTAACCTATCTGCACCGTCTTTACGATGAACAATTGCTCGACCCGAACTATCTGGTAGATACCACATTCCAGACCCTGACTGAGAAAGTGACTACTGATGTGGCAGGGGCATGGTTTGGTTGGTCTGGTTCCTACATGGGGAACTTTACTACTTTAATGGAGGGTAAACATCCGACCTTCAAAATTGCACCGGCCATTCCACCAAAAGGACCAAACGGTGATCAACGTCATGTCTCCTTCCGCTGGCAGGCAGCAGCACACGGATTGGCGGTCTCCTCGCGGACCGAGCATCCTGAGGAAGTGATGAAATGGCTGGATTATCAATACTCAGAGGAAGGCATTCTTTTGAACAACTTTGGGGTTGAAGGCAAGTCCTATGATCTGGTAAACGGAGAGCCTATTTATAAGAAAGAAGTGACTCATCCAACCAATGGTCTCACGAATACACAGGAACTGCTGAACCATACGATCGGGGGCGGAAGCTGGGCTACAGTAGCGGATACCAGATATGCTGAGCAGATCCGAGAAGCTAACGGACAGACGGAAAATCCACTCGAGTTATACAGTGACTATATTGATTTTGATAGCAAGCTGCCTCCAGTCCAATTCACAACAGAGGAAAACGATGTAGTTGTTCCTTTGATGGCTGATATTCAGACCTATGTAGCAGAGACAATTAATGCCATGATCATGGGGCGCCAAAAGATTGAAGACTATGACAAAGTGATGAAGCAGCTTGAGAAGATGGGGATTAACGATGTGCTAAAAGAGTATCAGGTTGCATACGAGCGATTTAAAGGGAAATGA
- a CDS encoding ABC transporter permease — protein MAVPVKVAKVESRKLPVKRSPIPWKRIASNRYLYLMLLPTVLYFLIFEYKPMYGAIIAFKNFNPYLGITDSPWVGFKNFEKFFESYYFLRLLKNTFLMSFYSLIFIFPASLAFALLLNELRLKKLKSFLQTVSYLPHFISLIVICGMIIDFTKPGGIINSLLLGIGLISEPIQFLILPEWFRTIYVGSGMWQSLGWNSIIYLAALSGINPSLYEAAVVDGAGRWKQLTNITLPGILPTVLILLILNVGTLLNVGWDKIILLYNPGTYVTADVISTFVYRRGVMEANYSFSAAVGLFNSVINFTLLVLANRISRKTTESSLW, from the coding sequence ATGGCTGTACCTGTAAAAGTCGCTAAAGTTGAAAGCAGGAAGCTTCCGGTCAAGAGGAGTCCGATTCCCTGGAAGCGGATAGCCTCCAATCGCTATCTGTATCTCATGTTACTCCCTACGGTTTTGTATTTTCTGATTTTTGAATACAAGCCGATGTATGGGGCGATCATTGCCTTTAAGAATTTCAATCCCTACTTGGGGATCACGGATAGTCCTTGGGTGGGCTTCAAGAATTTCGAGAAGTTTTTCGAAAGCTATTATTTTCTCAGACTGCTTAAAAATACCTTCTTAATGAGCTTCTACTCGCTCATCTTCATTTTTCCTGCTTCACTTGCTTTTGCCCTGCTACTCAATGAGCTGCGGCTCAAGAAGCTGAAGTCCTTTTTGCAGACCGTGTCTTATTTGCCGCATTTTATTTCGCTCATCGTCATTTGCGGGATGATTATTGATTTCACCAAGCCCGGAGGAATTATTAACAGCCTGTTGCTTGGCATCGGCCTGATCTCTGAGCCTATCCAGTTCCTGATTCTGCCGGAATGGTTTCGAACGATCTATGTGGGTTCTGGCATGTGGCAGAGCCTAGGCTGGAATTCAATTATTTATTTAGCAGCGTTATCTGGTATCAATCCGAGCCTGTATGAAGCTGCAGTTGTAGATGGAGCAGGGCGATGGAAACAGCTAACGAATATAACGCTGCCTGGGATTCTCCCTACGGTCCTAATTCTCTTGATTCTGAATGTCGGTACCCTGCTGAATGTGGGCTGGGACAAAATTATATTGCTCTACAATCCAGGAACGTACGTCACTGCGGATGTTATTTCAACATTTGTCTATAGACGAGGTGTGATGGAAGCGAATTATAGTTTTTCTGCGGCGGTTGGATTATTCAATTCTGTAATTAACTTCACATTGCTCGTGCTAGCTAATCGGATCAGCCGAAAAACAACTGAAAGCAGCCTATGGTAA
- a CDS encoding carbohydrate ABC transporter permease, whose translation MVVKRSMGEIIFDSCNVLFLILCSFLFLYPMWYVLVSSFSDAHAIAAGKVSFFPIGFNLDAYKLVFEDTRVWTAYGNTFFYVIVGTLINLVLTTLGAYPLSRKNLEGRNVIMAFIVFTMFFSGGLIPAYLNVRELGLYDTRWALLLPGAVSAFNLIVMRTFFQSIPDSLIESAKIDGAHDFRILLRIVLPLSMPVLAVMTLFYAVGHWNSWFSAMIYLQDRNLFPLQLILREILIQSSAQNMLAGVTQDEVFRISESIKFATIIIATVPILMIYPFLQKYFVKGVMIGALKE comes from the coding sequence ATGGTTGTGAAACGCAGTATGGGTGAAATCATATTCGACAGCTGCAATGTGCTGTTTCTAATCTTGTGTTCTTTCCTGTTCCTGTACCCGATGTGGTACGTGCTGGTTTCCTCATTCAGTGATGCACATGCTATTGCTGCGGGGAAGGTAAGCTTCTTTCCAATCGGCTTTAATCTGGATGCTTACAAGCTGGTATTTGAGGATACGCGGGTCTGGACAGCTTACGGAAATACTTTCTTTTATGTCATTGTCGGTACGTTGATTAATCTTGTGCTTACTACACTTGGTGCCTATCCTCTGTCCAGAAAGAATCTGGAGGGGAGAAATGTCATAATGGCTTTTATTGTGTTCACGATGTTTTTTAGTGGTGGCTTAATTCCGGCGTATCTGAATGTCCGTGAGCTTGGCTTGTATGATACACGGTGGGCGCTGCTGTTACCTGGTGCGGTTAGTGCTTTTAATTTGATAGTGATGCGGACTTTCTTTCAGTCTATCCCTGATAGTTTAATAGAGTCTGCCAAAATAGACGGCGCCCATGATTTCAGAATTCTGCTGCGGATCGTGCTTCCGCTCTCTATGCCGGTTCTGGCGGTTATGACCCTCTTTTATGCCGTAGGCCACTGGAACAGTTGGTTCTCGGCCATGATTTATTTACAGGATCGGAATTTGTTCCCGCTCCAATTGATATTGAGAGAAATCCTGATTCAATCCTCTGCGCAAAATATGCTGGCAGGTGTTACCCAAGATGAGGTATTTCGGATCAGTGAATCTATTAAATTCGCTACGATAATCATTGCTACCGTTCCCATTCTGATGATCTATCCATTTTTACAGAAATATTTTGTAAAAGGCGTAATGATCGGTGCGTTGAAGGAGTAA
- a CDS encoding zinc-dependent alcohol dehydrogenase produces the protein MKAVISQEGQIRMSDVLTPVIEDGFVLVQTEYSAISPGTEMMMNGLHRTQQIVLGYSAAGVIRTRGKGMEHWPEGLRVACYGGPYAKHAEWLLMPQHLMVPIPDHVSSEEASTVGLGAIAVHAVRQVAPQFGETLVLIGAGILGQLIAQIAKAAGCRVIVYDLLAERCEMAERLGIRHIATSTEKVKEHLANLTEDMGADAVIVCAGGKTGDLIDQALEWVRDRGKVLLVGDIKPDFSRDLMFGKEAQVLISRAGGPGRYDPIYERQGIDYPYGYVRWTEGRNMAEYIRLISEGDIQVKPLISAIFPVERCEEAFRRYAEDPVDLLGAVLAYPAAVSGAEVKVKEQLAKEGGSR, from the coding sequence ATGAAGGCGGTAATATCTCAGGAAGGACAGATTCGCATGTCGGATGTTCTGACACCAGTCATTGAAGATGGATTTGTACTAGTCCAGACTGAATATTCGGCAATTAGCCCCGGAACGGAAATGATGATGAATGGCCTGCACCGTACGCAACAAATTGTACTTGGATACAGTGCAGCAGGTGTAATCCGAACACGTGGGAAAGGAATGGAGCACTGGCCTGAGGGTCTTCGGGTAGCTTGTTACGGCGGTCCTTATGCGAAGCATGCAGAATGGCTGCTAATGCCTCAGCATCTGATGGTGCCCATTCCTGATCATGTAAGTTCGGAGGAAGCATCGACAGTAGGGCTTGGAGCTATTGCAGTACATGCGGTAAGGCAGGTTGCACCGCAGTTTGGAGAGACACTTGTATTGATCGGTGCCGGAATTCTTGGGCAGTTGATTGCGCAGATCGCTAAGGCGGCAGGATGCCGAGTGATTGTCTATGATTTACTTGCAGAGCGCTGTGAGATGGCCGAAAGATTGGGGATTAGACATATCGCTACTAGCACAGAGAAGGTAAAGGAACATCTTGCTAACCTGACGGAGGACATGGGAGCAGATGCAGTCATCGTCTGTGCAGGCGGCAAAACCGGCGACCTTATTGATCAAGCACTAGAGTGGGTACGGGATCGCGGAAAGGTACTATTGGTTGGAGATATTAAACCGGATTTCTCTCGTGATCTGATGTTCGGTAAGGAAGCTCAAGTGCTGATTTCTAGAGCCGGCGGTCCCGGACGATATGATCCTATCTATGAGCGGCAGGGGATTGACTACCCTTATGGCTACGTACGATGGACAGAAGGACGTAATATGGCTGAATATATTCGGTTAATCTCCGAAGGCGATATTCAGGTTAAACCATTAATTAGTGCGATATTCCCGGTCGAGCGTTGTGAAGAAGCCTTTAGGCGTTATGCAGAGGATCCAGTGGATTTGTTGGGAGCAGTATTAGCTTATCCTGCGGCAGTTTCTGGGGCGGAAGTGAAGGTGAAGGAACAGCTGGCAAAAGAAGGCGGGAGCAGATGA
- a CDS encoding WD40 repeat domain-containing protein, protein MKTLRIGEPLDGVAVWATAYGTWQGADRIYAVSSGSPCILFVLDPSGEQAPERYALEGSDHCWGVVLTTSGVYIGGSGILYRFTHENGVENLGEMIPGEFYTWRLAADEQGRVYGGCYPGGKVFQYDPVTAVFRDYGVMVTGEQYARSMEAWNGKLYVGVGTQTPHIVVLDTASGERSEIGMPDECQGEQLVYDLNIVQGKLFARITPSAKLYIYDLELQAWGETLDHVSGLSVSPPDALGNVYFIKDDYLQRYDIRTGSLFVTSLAMPEPAGDYGWLNNHALNPNARCLTGVYRDGSCWIYDPVTDRHMVMDFGLQGQSVHLQSMTYGPDDALYIGGYFAGGLARFDKAADEIISYRGIGQTEGMIAGSGCLYLGVYPRANIFKYDPNRDWKPGENPELLFSLQEEEQDRPFAWAWAGEELAIGTVPSYGRHGGALTLYNPASGAREVFRNLLPQQSVVSLVSRDQLLFAGGSVWGGLGIAPQRADASLMIWDMEKRCKVWEGVPLQGERAISALVLDDAGQLWGLTAGKLFRFDPQLKCTVKTYSLFPMDWNVVTHFWRSGNELLYKEGMLYGVSMNRLFKFDVLSEELEVLNDDARLLTMDREGDLYFARTTELYWMG, encoded by the coding sequence ATGAAGACGCTGCGGATCGGTGAGCCACTGGACGGTGTGGCGGTTTGGGCCACGGCTTATGGAACATGGCAAGGAGCAGACCGGATATATGCTGTTTCTTCTGGTAGTCCATGCATATTGTTTGTTCTGGATCCTAGCGGCGAACAAGCGCCAGAACGTTATGCGCTCGAAGGCTCGGATCATTGCTGGGGTGTAGTCTTAACAACTAGCGGAGTGTATATCGGGGGAAGCGGCATTTTGTACAGGTTCACTCATGAAAATGGTGTGGAGAACCTGGGTGAGATGATTCCCGGTGAATTCTATACGTGGCGGTTGGCAGCGGATGAACAAGGAAGGGTCTATGGAGGATGTTATCCTGGTGGGAAAGTGTTCCAGTATGATCCAGTGACAGCAGTGTTTAGAGATTACGGGGTAATGGTGACTGGAGAACAGTATGCTCGTTCTATGGAAGCATGGAACGGTAAGCTCTATGTGGGAGTTGGAACACAAACCCCACATATTGTTGTACTGGATACGGCTTCGGGTGAACGCTCGGAAATTGGGATGCCAGATGAATGTCAGGGTGAACAGCTGGTCTATGACTTAAATATCGTTCAGGGCAAGCTATTTGCCCGGATCACACCGTCTGCAAAATTGTACATTTATGATCTGGAACTACAGGCGTGGGGCGAAACTCTGGATCATGTGAGTGGACTTAGTGTTTCGCCGCCGGATGCGTTGGGAAATGTGTACTTCATTAAAGATGACTATTTGCAGCGATATGATATCCGGACTGGAAGCCTGTTCGTTACTTCCCTAGCTATGCCGGAGCCGGCGGGAGACTATGGATGGCTGAATAACCATGCTCTAAATCCGAATGCACGCTGCTTAACTGGTGTATACAGGGACGGGAGTTGCTGGATTTACGATCCGGTGACGGATCGACATATGGTGATGGACTTCGGTCTGCAAGGTCAATCGGTCCATTTACAGTCCATGACCTACGGGCCTGACGATGCTCTTTATATCGGAGGGTATTTCGCAGGTGGGCTGGCCAGATTCGATAAGGCAGCCGACGAGATCATTTCATATCGGGGCATTGGCCAGACCGAAGGGATGATAGCTGGAAGTGGTTGTTTATATTTAGGCGTTTATCCGCGAGCAAATATTTTTAAGTATGACCCGAACAGGGACTGGAAGCCGGGTGAGAATCCAGAACTGCTATTTTCCTTACAGGAAGAGGAGCAGGACCGCCCTTTTGCTTGGGCTTGGGCAGGAGAAGAGCTCGCGATTGGAACGGTTCCTTCCTATGGTCGGCATGGAGGAGCGTTGACACTGTACAATCCTGCTAGCGGTGCACGTGAGGTGTTTAGAAATCTTTTGCCGCAGCAGAGTGTAGTATCCTTGGTCAGTAGAGATCAGCTGTTGTTTGCTGGAGGGTCTGTTTGGGGCGGACTTGGGATTGCTCCCCAGCGTGCGGATGCCTCTCTAATGATTTGGGATATGGAGAAGCGCTGCAAAGTATGGGAAGGTGTACCGTTGCAAGGGGAAAGGGCTATTTCTGCTTTGGTTCTAGATGATGCAGGGCAGCTTTGGGGTTTGACGGCAGGTAAGTTATTTCGGTTCGATCCACAGCTTAAGTGTACTGTAAAAACTTACTCATTGTTCCCCATGGACTGGAATGTTGTGACTCATTTTTGGCGTAGCGGTAATGAACTGCTCTATAAGGAAGGCATGCTTTACGGCGTATCGATGAATCGCTT